From a region of the Lentilactobacillus curieae genome:
- a CDS encoding Bax inhibitor-1 family protein produces the protein MNNFPNEDARRVVNADSGLNSFLSKMYGWMALAVLVSAATAYFVVNVGQGQIVYTMMANPFLKWGSLIAWMIIPIMISFQALKRPTFSFGMLMLYSVLTGFVFSSYLLIYTGASVLAAFLSASAIFITMAVIGLTTKKNLNRLGTQVFGALIGLMVAMVINMLLKSSAIGFFISIAAVIIFSILTMYDSNRMAKMYMQYGSTGQVSITGLAVSGALQLYLDFINLFIQLLNILGVVDDR, from the coding sequence TTGAACAATTTTCCCAATGAAGATGCTCGTCGAGTTGTAAATGCAGATTCTGGTTTGAATTCATTCTTATCTAAAATGTATGGTTGGATGGCACTAGCAGTTTTAGTGTCAGCAGCTACTGCTTACTTTGTAGTTAATGTTGGTCAAGGCCAAATTGTTTACACCATGATGGCAAATCCATTTCTTAAGTGGGGGTCGTTAATTGCTTGGATGATTATTCCAATCATGATTTCTTTTCAAGCGCTAAAGCGACCAACCTTTAGTTTTGGAATGCTGATGCTTTATTCAGTGTTAACTGGCTTCGTTTTTTCAAGCTACTTGTTGATCTATACGGGAGCTTCAGTATTAGCTGCGTTCCTTAGCGCATCGGCAATCTTTATTACGATGGCTGTGATTGGTTTAACCACCAAGAAGAATTTAAATCGACTTGGTACTCAGGTGTTTGGTGCTTTAATCGGTTTAATGGTGGCAATGGTAATCAATATGTTACTAAAGAGCAGTGCCATTGGCTTCTTCATTTCAATTGCAGCAGTTATTATCTTTTCAATTTTGACGATGTATGATTCAAATAGAATGGCAAAGATGTACATGCAATACGGTAGCACTGGTCAAGTTTCAATTACTGGGCTTGCGGTGTCAGGCGCATTACAACTTTATCTAGACTTTATTAACTTGTTCATCCAATTGCTTAATATCTTGGGTGTTGTGGATGATCGTTAA
- the ytpR gene encoding YtpR family tRNA-binding protein — protein MLIASYNHKGTGDTLVVLLRQDVAEQASTVKDGIARIFDPETDNTLGYNFLNASEVLDDLADVNGQAHLSEADVAKLNEALVDAGFPGDIEFDPEPKFVIGYVKEIKDHPDSDHLKVTTTVVEDGKELQIVSGSPNITDNIKVVVAKVGAMMPDGLIIWPGKLRGVESDGMISSGRELHLANAPQKKGALILPDDFGEVGTEFDFEKGQHIFD, from the coding sequence ATGTTAATTGCAAGTTATAACCACAAGGGTACCGGAGATACGTTAGTTGTTTTATTGCGCCAAGATGTGGCGGAACAGGCAAGCACGGTTAAGGATGGCATCGCCAGAATCTTTGACCCGGAGACCGATAATACCCTAGGATACAATTTTTTAAATGCTAGTGAAGTTTTAGATGACCTTGCTGATGTAAACGGACAAGCTCATTTATCAGAGGCAGATGTGGCTAAGCTTAACGAAGCACTTGTTGATGCTGGCTTCCCAGGTGACATTGAATTTGATCCTGAACCTAAATTTGTCATTGGGTATGTTAAAGAAATTAAGGATCATCCAGATTCAGATCACCTTAAGGTTACAACTACAGTAGTCGAAGATGGTAAAGAGTTACAAATCGTTAGTGGTTCGCCCAACATCACGGACAACATTAAAGTGGTAGTTGCTAAAGTTGGTGCTATGATGCCAGATGGATTGATTATTTGGCCTGGTAAACTTCGTGGAGTTGAAAGTGACGGAATGATTAGTTCTGGTCGTGAACTTCACTTAGCTAATGCCCCTCAAAAGAAGGGAGCTTTGATTTTGCCAGATGATTTTGGTGAAGTCGGCACAGAGTTTGATTTTGAAAAGGGTCAACATATTTTTGATTAA
- a CDS encoding ABC transporter ATP-binding protein yields MVALEVNKLVGGYSSVPVLKDITFDIKDSELVGLIGLNGAGKSTTINHIIGLLTPFSGSIELNGITITDDLKKYKGQIAYIPESPIVYKELTLKDHIEMTIMAYDLDPDEAWKRAHSLLKTFRLDNKLDWFPDNFSKGMRQKVMIVCAFMTNAKLFIIDEPFLGLDPLAVSDLLELITERKRQGASILMSTHVLDTAQKYCDRFVLVHEGRVRTEGTLEELKREFPEAGDSLNDIYLTLAKQQGERNE; encoded by the coding sequence ATGGTGGCTTTAGAAGTCAATAAATTAGTGGGTGGCTACTCTTCAGTGCCCGTTTTAAAAGACATTACCTTCGATATTAAGGACAGCGAACTGGTTGGCCTTATTGGACTTAACGGTGCTGGTAAGTCTACTACGATCAACCATATCATTGGGTTACTAACTCCGTTTTCTGGATCGATTGAACTAAATGGAATTACGATAACCGATGATTTAAAAAAATATAAGGGACAAATTGCTTATATTCCTGAATCACCAATCGTTTACAAGGAATTAACCTTAAAAGATCATATCGAAATGACGATTATGGCTTACGATTTGGATCCTGATGAAGCTTGGAAACGAGCTCATTCACTTTTAAAAACTTTTAGATTAGACAATAAGTTAGACTGGTTCCCTGATAACTTTTCAAAGGGAATGCGGCAGAAGGTAATGATTGTTTGTGCCTTCATGACAAACGCCAAACTATTTATCATTGATGAGCCATTTTTAGGACTAGATCCATTAGCCGTTAGTGATTTGCTTGAATTGATTACTGAACGTAAAAGACAAGGTGCAAGTATTTTAATGTCGACCCACGTTTTGGATACTGCACAGAAATATTGTGATCGCTTCGTCTTGGTTCACGAAGGGCGAGTGAGAACTGAGGGAACACTCGAAGAGCTAAAACGTGAATTTCCAGAGGCGGGAGATTCACTTAATGATATTTACCTAACGCTTGCAAAGCAGCAAGGTGAACGAAATGAATAG
- the trmB gene encoding tRNA (guanosine(46)-N7)-methyltransferase TrmB, whose product MRVRKKPWAEPYIKEHQEYIVLDPQSYLGKWQDRFAKKQPLHVEIGTGKGQFIIQMAKKYPDVNFIGIELQESVIATALRSFLEDPTPNLQFVLTDGGDVNEFFTAHEIEKIYLNFSDPWPKTRHAKRRLTSPGFLKSYQDVLKTDGEIEFKTDNRGLFEYSLGSFNNYGMQFEYVSLDLHKSPEAEDNVETEYEQKFSPQGPIYKLVAKFNS is encoded by the coding sequence ATGCGAGTAAGAAAAAAGCCCTGGGCAGAACCATATATTAAAGAACATCAAGAATATATCGTGCTTGATCCTCAAAGTTATTTAGGAAAATGGCAAGATAGATTTGCAAAGAAGCAACCACTCCACGTGGAAATTGGAACTGGAAAGGGCCAATTTATCATTCAAATGGCAAAAAAATATCCCGACGTTAACTTTATCGGGATAGAATTACAGGAGTCAGTTATTGCCACTGCGTTAAGATCATTTTTAGAGGACCCAACTCCTAATTTACAATTTGTTTTAACTGATGGTGGGGACGTAAACGAATTCTTTACAGCTCATGAGATTGAAAAAATTTACCTTAATTTCTCTGATCCTTGGCCAAAGACTCGACATGCTAAACGGCGTCTAACGTCTCCTGGATTTTTGAAAAGTTATCAAGATGTCTTGAAAACTGATGGTGAAATTGAATTTAAAACTGACAACCGTGGGCTGTTTGAGTATTCTTTGGGTAGTTTTAACAACTATGGGATGCAGTTTGAATATGTCAGTTTAGATCTTCACAAATCACCAGAGGCCGAGGACAACGTTGAAACTGAGTATGAACAGAAATTTAGTCCCCAAGGACCAATCTATAAGCTAGTCGCAAAATTTAATTCATAA
- a CDS encoding ABC transporter permease, with amino-acid sequence MNSLFKKRLSSHLTEMLKYLRLVFNDYFVLALMFMVGGLGYYYSGVLKDLHKGTWWAPLLVIVFFLITVQFGRLATLIEDPDYVFLLPRESEMPKFFKAGYRYSLVIALAIQVILWFISIPFIERTLTVETISLLCSLVLLKITWLTSDFIRKFKVKTWLSNRLFFRWCWPLVVLGISLYTNAVLGTIFALVMLLISLVFSMRLTVNVPVDWQTAISDENSRMHTIYSFFNLFTDVKSMSGSVNRRKYLDWVVSKIKLKSENTYLYLYSHGIIRDTEMSGLFARLTLIGMVLLAFIAGTWLPVILSVLFIYLIGFQLIPFYYHFDNNAFVHIYPIDRKNQLSSFQTVIRNMLTVTAVLFAVVVILVNLHNPVTIIAVIVAEILELLGFVYLYVPSRIKKAYSKR; translated from the coding sequence ATGAATAGCCTATTTAAAAAACGGCTTTCCTCACACTTAACAGAAATGCTAAAGTATTTACGTCTCGTCTTTAATGACTACTTTGTGTTGGCATTGATGTTTATGGTTGGGGGGCTAGGCTATTACTATTCTGGAGTATTAAAGGACCTTCATAAGGGGACTTGGTGGGCACCATTACTAGTGATTGTTTTTTTCTTGATTACGGTTCAATTTGGCAGGCTAGCAACGCTGATTGAGGATCCTGATTACGTGTTCTTGTTGCCGAGAGAATCGGAGATGCCCAAGTTCTTTAAGGCAGGGTATCGCTACAGTCTAGTGATTGCCCTTGCAATTCAAGTGATTCTTTGGTTTATCAGTATTCCGTTCATTGAGAGAACTCTAACTGTTGAAACGATATCGTTGCTGTGTTCACTAGTTTTGTTGAAGATAACTTGGCTAACTAGCGATTTCATTCGGAAGTTTAAGGTAAAAACCTGGTTGTCAAACCGACTATTTTTCCGGTGGTGTTGGCCACTTGTTGTTTTGGGCATCAGTTTGTACACAAACGCTGTACTGGGTACTATCTTTGCCTTGGTTATGTTATTAATAAGCTTGGTATTTTCTATGCGGTTAACAGTTAATGTGCCGGTTGATTGGCAAACAGCAATTAGCGATGAAAATAGTCGAATGCACACTATTTACTCATTCTTTAACTTGTTTACAGACGTTAAGTCGATGAGCGGTTCTGTTAACCGACGAAAATATCTTGACTGGGTAGTTTCCAAAATTAAACTTAAGTCAGAAAATACCTATTTGTATCTCTATTCTCATGGTATTATTAGGGATACAGAAATGAGCGGATTGTTTGCTCGGCTAACCTTGATTGGAATGGTGCTATTGGCGTTTATCGCAGGGACTTGGTTACCAGTGATCCTTTCGGTACTGTTCATCTATTTGATTGGGTTCCAACTGATTCCGTTTTATTATCACTTTGATAACAATGCCTTCGTGCACATTTATCCAATTGATAGGAAAAATCAGTTAAGTAGTTTTCAAACGGTAATTAGGAATATGTTGACAGTCACTGCAGTGCTATTTGCGGTTGTGGTTATCCTAGTTAATCTGCACAATCCAGTTACCATTATTGCCGTGATTGTTGCCGAAATTTTGGAACTACTTGGATTCGTATACTTGTATGTTCCAAGCAGAATAAAAAAGGCGTATTCTAAGCGCTAA
- the nrdR gene encoding transcriptional regulator NrdR, producing the protein MQCPHCGHNGSKVVDSRPTDDGRVIRRRRECESCGFRFTTFERVEATPLLVIKKNGNREEFNREKLMKGIVRSAEKRPVSMNAITDLVDKVENKLRSTGDSEVTSTEIGEYVMEDLASLDQIAYIRFASVYRQFKDMSVFYKELKEMMEKTSGNPTDSKNSGDK; encoded by the coding sequence ATGCAGTGTCCTCATTGTGGTCACAATGGATCAAAGGTTGTTGACAGTCGGCCAACGGACGATGGTCGGGTAATTAGAAGACGGCGAGAATGTGAAAGTTGTGGCTTTAGGTTTACGACATTTGAACGAGTAGAAGCTACCCCATTATTGGTCATCAAAAAGAACGGGAACCGTGAAGAATTTAACCGCGAAAAGTTGATGAAGGGAATCGTTAGGTCCGCAGAAAAGCGGCCTGTGTCTATGAATGCAATCACAGACTTGGTTGACAAAGTTGAGAATAAATTGCGTTCAACCGGTGATAGCGAAGTCACAAGTACTGAAATTGGTGAATATGTGATGGAGGATTTGGCCTCACTTGACCAAATTGCCTACATCAGGTTTGCCTCTGTGTATCGCCAATTTAAAGATATGTCTGTTTTTTATAAAGAGTTAAAAGAAATGATGGAAAAAACAAGCGGCAACCCAACCGATTCAAAAAACAGTGGTGATAAATAA
- a CDS encoding thioredoxin family protein, with protein sequence MEVLEKTNYDNMVDQIKDGKYMLFFTADWCPDCRFIKPAMPEIEQEFSEYKFLTVDRDENIDLAAEMGIMGIPSFVAFSDGKELGRFNNGDRKTKKEVEDFINSLN encoded by the coding sequence ATGGAAGTACTTGAGAAAACAAATTACGATAATATGGTCGATCAAATCAAGGATGGCAAGTATATGCTGTTCTTCACAGCCGACTGGTGCCCTGACTGCCGCTTCATTAAGCCAGCAATGCCAGAAATTGAACAGGAATTTTCCGAGTACAAATTTCTCACGGTAGATCGTGATGAAAACATCGACCTTGCCGCTGAAATGGGCATTATGGGAATTCCTAGTTTTGTTGCTTTTTCAGATGGAAAAGAACTAGGTCGCTTTAATAATGGTGATCGCAAAACTAAAAAAGAAGTTGAGGACTTTATCAACTCACTTAATTAA
- the polA gene encoding DNA polymerase I, whose translation MPKKLLLIDGNSVAFKAFYALYTSMDRFVNSEGLHTSAMYGFNLMLNKVLEDEQPTDMLVAFDAGKTTFRTKMFDDYKGGRSKTPTELSEQFPFLKEMLAARGIKTYELPNYEADDIIGTLAKKAEDAGDYETVIVTGDRDLTQLTSATTTVQVSKKGVTDLESYTPAYVEEKLGVKPSQIIEIKGLRGDNSDNYPGVEKVGEKTAVKLIQQFGNIDNIYENLDDVSGKKLKEHLINDKDKALMARTLATINRDSPIEVSLKDLAYTGDDPEKLPAFYEKMGFKSFLDKLDTADEVDQSTEIEYQELTNENIANLSKFKDEFSIQVELSAENYHTAEIVGFAIGSGDDWYASNDSSLLKSKVLKQLLESDDVKVNVFDAKRTYVALNRLGIKLNAVDFDMLLVSYLLDTSNNSNDVATIARSQGYRNIQTDEDVYGKGAKRHIPVDQPEFLDHLVHKACAIDRLHEQMFTELDKHDQTKLYRDMEIKIAFVLSRMEIAGIKVLPNTLEEMGSKFKERQSEIEQQIFNQAGEEFNIGSPKQLGVILFEKLGLPVIKKTKTGYSTAVDVLEKLAPEAPIVQNILEYRQISKLLSTYIEGLLKVIHPEDSKVHTRYLQTLTATGRLSSVDPNLQNIPVRTDEGKRIRSAFVPSHKGWHIFSSDYSQIELRVLASLSGDKNMQEAFKSGEDIHAETARRIFGLDSNADVTPNLRRQAKAVNFGIVYGISDYGLANNTGISRKQAHEFIERYFEEYPGVKKYTEDIVKFAREKGYVETIAHRRRYLPDINSKSFNLRSFAERTAMNTPIQGSAADIIKIAMIKMDEALANMDTRMLLQVHDELIFEVPDEELATVQELIPKVMDSAIKLEVPLKVESHFGDTWYEAK comes from the coding sequence ATGCCAAAAAAATTATTATTAATCGATGGAAATAGTGTTGCTTTTAAAGCGTTCTATGCGCTTTACACCTCAATGGATAGGTTTGTTAATTCAGAGGGATTACACACTAGTGCTATGTATGGATTTAACTTGATGTTAAATAAGGTGTTAGAAGATGAACAACCTACTGATATGCTAGTGGCGTTTGACGCTGGCAAAACGACGTTTAGAACTAAAATGTTTGATGATTACAAGGGTGGTCGGAGCAAAACACCAACGGAGTTGTCAGAACAGTTTCCGTTCTTAAAAGAAATGTTAGCGGCGAGGGGAATCAAGACTTATGAACTCCCCAATTATGAGGCTGACGATATTATTGGTACGCTGGCAAAAAAAGCCGAGGATGCCGGCGATTATGAAACTGTAATTGTTACTGGAGATCGGGATTTAACCCAACTAACTTCTGCCACAACTACTGTGCAGGTTTCTAAAAAAGGGGTAACTGATTTGGAGTCATATACTCCAGCTTACGTTGAGGAGAAGTTAGGAGTTAAGCCGAGCCAAATTATCGAAATTAAGGGGCTTCGTGGCGATAATTCCGATAATTATCCAGGAGTTGAAAAGGTCGGTGAAAAGACTGCTGTTAAGCTAATCCAGCAATTTGGAAACATTGATAATATTTATGAAAACCTTGATGATGTTTCTGGGAAAAAATTAAAGGAACACTTGATCAACGATAAAGATAAAGCGTTAATGGCAAGAACATTGGCGACAATTAATCGAGATTCACCAATTGAAGTGAGTCTTAAAGATTTGGCTTATACAGGTGACGATCCTGAAAAATTACCGGCATTTTATGAAAAAATGGGCTTTAAGTCGTTTCTTGATAAGTTAGACACAGCTGATGAGGTTGATCAAAGCACCGAAATCGAATATCAAGAACTAACTAATGAAAATATTGCAAATTTGAGTAAATTTAAAGATGAGTTCTCAATCCAAGTTGAACTTAGTGCTGAGAACTATCATACTGCCGAAATTGTCGGCTTTGCCATTGGTAGTGGTGATGACTGGTATGCAAGTAATGACAGTAGCTTACTAAAGAGTAAGGTCCTTAAACAATTGCTTGAATCGGACGACGTTAAAGTTAATGTATTTGACGCAAAACGGACCTATGTCGCTTTGAACCGGTTAGGAATAAAACTAAACGCGGTTGATTTTGATATGCTGTTAGTTTCATACCTATTGGACACAAGCAATAATAGCAACGATGTGGCAACGATTGCCCGTAGTCAGGGATATCGTAATATTCAAACTGATGAGGATGTTTACGGAAAGGGTGCCAAACGGCATATTCCAGTTGACCAACCAGAATTTCTTGACCACCTGGTTCATAAGGCGTGTGCAATTGACCGACTTCATGAACAAATGTTTACTGAGTTAGACAAACACGACCAGACAAAGTTGTACCGGGATATGGAAATTAAGATTGCCTTTGTTCTTTCTAGAATGGAAATTGCTGGAATCAAGGTGCTTCCAAATACGCTTGAGGAAATGGGCAGTAAATTCAAAGAACGACAAAGTGAAATTGAACAACAGATTTTTAACCAAGCTGGGGAAGAATTTAACATTGGTTCTCCAAAACAATTAGGAGTAATCCTGTTTGAAAAGTTGGGACTACCGGTTATTAAGAAAACTAAGACGGGCTATTCGACTGCAGTGGATGTTTTGGAAAAGCTGGCACCAGAAGCTCCAATCGTGCAGAATATATTGGAATATCGCCAAATAAGTAAGTTGCTTTCAACGTACATTGAAGGCTTATTAAAAGTTATTCATCCTGAGGACTCCAAGGTTCATACTAGGTACTTGCAAACGTTGACAGCAACCGGCAGACTTTCATCGGTTGATCCTAATTTACAAAACATTCCAGTGAGAACCGATGAAGGAAAGAGAATTCGCTCGGCGTTTGTTCCTAGTCACAAAGGTTGGCACATCTTCTCCTCTGATTATTCTCAAATTGAGTTACGGGTGTTAGCATCATTATCTGGTGATAAGAACATGCAAGAGGCATTTAAATCTGGTGAGGATATTCATGCTGAAACCGCCCGGAGAATTTTCGGATTGGATTCTAATGCAGACGTAACGCCTAATTTACGTCGCCAAGCCAAGGCCGTTAACTTTGGAATCGTTTATGGGATTTCTGATTATGGTTTGGCTAACAATACTGGAATTTCTAGAAAACAAGCACACGAGTTCATTGAGAGGTATTTTGAAGAGTACCCAGGTGTGAAAAAATATACGGAGGATATCGTTAAGTTTGCCCGGGAAAAGGGTTATGTAGAAACGATTGCTCATCGCCGTAGATACTTACCAGATATCAATTCAAAGAGCTTTAACCTAAGATCATTTGCTGAGAGAACTGCTATGAACACACCTATTCAAGGAAGTGCTGCAGACATCATTAAAATTGCGATGATTAAGATGGATGAAGCCTTGGCCAACATGGATACTCGGATGCTTCTTCAAGTGCATGATGAGTTGATTTTTGAGGTTCCAGACGAGGAGTTAGCCACAGTTCAAGAACTGATCCCTAAGGTTATGGACTCAGCTATCAAACTTGAAGTACCACTTAAAGTTGAAAGCCATTTTGGTGATACTTGGTACGAAGCAAAATAA
- the mutM gene encoding DNA-formamidopyrimidine glycosylase, which yields MPELPEVETVRRGLNELVGGSEIKTIEVLYPKMLNNLTADQFIATLSGRTIEKVDRRGKYLLIRLSGDLTIVSHLRMEGNYDVVPEGTTPHKHTHIIFHLTDGRELRYNDTRKFGRMAVVNTGDEYTVSGLKTIGPEPTEKTLKLEYMEQIFAKSKKAVKPFLLDQSKIAGLGNIYADEVLWMSKIHPERPANSLTIAELKELRSNIILELQKAIAGHGTTVHSYSNAYGEAGSFQNQLNVYGREGEPCLRCGTPIVKIKLAQRGTHFCPNCQVLTEE from the coding sequence ATGCCAGAATTACCTGAAGTTGAAACTGTTCGGCGAGGTCTAAATGAACTTGTTGGTGGCAGTGAAATAAAAACTATTGAAGTCCTGTATCCCAAGATGCTTAACAATCTGACCGCTGATCAGTTTATTGCCACATTAAGTGGCAGGACAATTGAAAAAGTAGATCGTCGGGGAAAATATTTGTTAATTAGGCTATCAGGCGACTTAACTATTGTTTCTCATTTACGGATGGAAGGAAACTATGATGTTGTCCCTGAAGGTACGACACCCCACAAGCATACGCACATCATCTTTCATCTAACTGATGGGCGTGAATTAAGATATAACGACACTCGTAAATTTGGACGAATGGCGGTGGTCAATACTGGAGATGAGTACACCGTTTCTGGATTGAAAACAATTGGTCCTGAGCCAACTGAAAAAACTTTGAAGCTTGAATACATGGAACAGATTTTTGCAAAGAGTAAGAAGGCAGTTAAGCCATTTCTACTTGATCAAAGTAAGATTGCCGGACTAGGTAATATCTATGCTGATGAAGTGTTATGGATGAGTAAAATTCATCCTGAGAGGCCTGCAAACTCATTAACGATTGCTGAATTAAAGGAATTAAGAAGCAACATTATTCTGGAACTGCAAAAGGCAATTGCTGGTCACGGAACAACCGTCCACTCTTACTCCAACGCATATGGTGAAGCCGGCAGTTTTCAGAATCAGTTGAATGTTTACGGACGTGAGGGAGAACCTTGTTTGCGCTGCGGTACCCCAATCGTGAAGATTAAGTTGGCTCAACGGGGAACGCATTTTTGTCCTAATTGTCAGGTACTAACTGAGGAGTGA
- the coaE gene encoding dephospho-CoA kinase (Dephospho-CoA kinase (CoaE) performs the final step in coenzyme A biosynthesis.), whose amino-acid sequence MSKIVGLTGGIATGKTQVSNYLKTFGIPIIDADIVTKMVEAKGHEGLVAIISEFGEDFLDVNGELDRKKLAQTVFSSDSELKRLVRVINPFIGSEIYRQINELKDQKMVVLDAPTLFENGYNSIVDETVVVYTDPVKQLSRLINRNQLSITDAMARINSQWSLETKRDLADVIIYNSKEFDLTKLQIDDWLRNEEF is encoded by the coding sequence TTGTCAAAAATTGTTGGTTTAACGGGTGGAATCGCCACAGGAAAAACCCAGGTATCAAACTATTTAAAGACATTTGGAATCCCAATAATTGATGCTGACATTGTTACCAAAATGGTTGAGGCTAAAGGTCATGAGGGATTAGTTGCCATCATTTCTGAATTTGGTGAAGATTTTCTTGATGTAAACGGCGAGTTAGACCGCAAAAAGCTGGCGCAAACCGTCTTTAGCTCAGATAGTGAGTTAAAAAGATTAGTCAGGGTGATCAACCCGTTTATTGGTAGTGAAATTTACCGTCAGATTAATGAGTTGAAAGACCAAAAAATGGTGGTGTTAGACGCTCCAACATTGTTTGAAAATGGTTATAATAGTATAGTTGATGAAACGGTGGTTGTTTATACTGACCCCGTAAAGCAGCTTTCAAGATTGATTAATCGAAACCAGCTATCTATCACTGATGCAATGGCTAGAATCAATAGTCAATGGTCATTAGAAACGAAACGAGATTTAGCTGATGTAATAATTTATAATTCAAAAGAATTCGATTTGACTAAACTCCAAATCGATGACTGGTTAAGAAACGAAGAATTTTAA
- the murC gene encoding UDP-N-acetylmuramate--L-alanine ligase yields the protein MDSDTTYHFVGIKGTGMSAMALILHDRGMSVQGSDIEQYTFTQRGLEKAGIKVMTFDPSNIHEGLTVIAGNSFNDDHPEIRKAREMGLTVYRYHDFLGKMIEGKTSIGVAGAHGKTSTTGLLAHVLSGISPTDYLIGDGSGKGVPDARFFVYEADEYRRHFLATYPDYAIMTNIDFDHPDYYESIDDVRSAFDTFASQVKKGIFAWGDDENLRKLKADVPVYYYGLKDTDDFQAVDVKRTTSGSTFTVMYHGESLGEFEVPLYGEHNVLNSLAVIAVAYFEKVDLAEIRRELLSFSGVKRRFSERKVADMTIIDDYAHHPSEIKATLDAARQEYPSKEIIVVFQPHTFSRTIALMDDFAKSLNKADKVFLTDIYSSPREKSGKVSSQDLGAKITKGGEILKVENMSPLLDFDNDVVIFMGAGDIQKYEQAYEELLSHLSKKIN from the coding sequence ATGGATTCAGATACTACTTATCATTTTGTAGGAATTAAGGGGACAGGGATGAGCGCTATGGCACTCATTTTGCATGATCGTGGCATGAGTGTTCAAGGTTCAGATATTGAACAATACACTTTTACTCAACGAGGATTAGAAAAAGCCGGCATTAAAGTAATGACATTTGATCCTAGCAATATTCATGAAGGATTAACTGTGATTGCTGGAAACTCATTTAATGATGATCATCCAGAAATCAGAAAAGCTCGTGAAATGGGGCTCACAGTTTACCGCTATCACGATTTCTTGGGCAAAATGATTGAAGGCAAAACTAGTATTGGAGTTGCTGGTGCTCACGGTAAGACTAGTACCACTGGCTTGCTTGCACATGTCCTTTCTGGAATTTCACCAACAGATTATTTAATCGGCGATGGCTCAGGAAAAGGTGTTCCTGACGCGCGTTTCTTTGTGTACGAAGCAGATGAATATCGCCGCCATTTCTTAGCTACATATCCAGATTACGCAATCATGACCAATATTGATTTTGATCATCCCGACTACTACGAAAGCATTGATGATGTTCGCAGTGCATTTGATACTTTTGCTAGCCAAGTTAAGAAGGGGATTTTTGCTTGGGGCGATGACGAGAATCTGCGTAAGTTGAAGGCTGATGTACCTGTCTATTATTATGGCCTCAAGGATACTGACGATTTCCAAGCCGTTGACGTTAAACGGACTACTAGTGGTTCAACATTTACTGTTATGTATCATGGCGAATCACTTGGGGAATTTGAGGTTCCACTTTATGGAGAACACAACGTGCTTAACTCTTTAGCAGTTATTGCTGTGGCATATTTCGAAAAGGTAGACCTTGCCGAAATTCGTCGCGAATTGTTAAGCTTCTCAGGGGTTAAACGGCGGTTCTCTGAACGCAAAGTTGCCGATATGACGATTATTGATGACTATGCTCACCACCCATCTGAAATTAAGGCTACTTTGGACGCCGCTAGACAAGAGTACCCAAGTAAAGAAATTATTGTGGTATTCCAGCCACATACTTTCAGCCGGACGATCGCCCTGATGGACGATTTTGCTAAGAGTCTTAATAAAGCTGATAAAGTTTTCTTGACTGACATTTATAGCTCACCACGTGAGAAGTCAGGTAAGGTATCTTCCCAAGATCTTGGTGCTAAAATTACCAAGGGTGGAGAAATTCTTAAAGTTGAAAATATGTCACCATTGTTGGACTTTGACAACGATGTCGTAATCTTCATGGGTGCTGGTGATATCCAGAAGTATGAACAGGCTTATGAAGAACTTCTAAGTCACCTAAGTAAAAAAATAAATTAA